One window from the genome of Cervus elaphus chromosome 8, mCerEla1.1, whole genome shotgun sequence encodes:
- the PRKAG3 gene encoding 5'-AMP-activated protein kinase subunit gamma-3 isoform X3, producing the protein MGPWDSNSDIWTHTGHSPRTTHKPLIPNLPAGCNLPFLIPAPPVTQTPSWSSFGGPEHQEMSFLEQGDSTSWPSPAMTTSAEISLGGQGTKVSRWTSQEAVEEGELPGLKGGPQSRPAAESTRLEATFPKATPLAQATPSSGVGTPTTERDSLPPDCSASASGSSTDDLDLGIEFSAPEAWGNELGLVEERPAQCPSPQVPVLRLGWDDELRKPGAQIYMHFMQEHTCYDAMATSSKLVIFDTMLQIKKAFFALVANGVRAAPLWDSKKQSFVGMLTITDFILVLHRYYRSPLVQIYEIEEHKIETWREIYLQGCFKPLVSISPSDSLFEAVYTLIKNRIHRLPVLDPVSGAVLHILTHKRLLKFLHIFQGTLLPRPSFLSRTIQDLGIGTFRDLAVVLETAPILTALDIFVDRRVSALPVINEAGQVVGLYSRFDVIHLAAQQMYNHLDISVGEALRRRTLCLEGVLSCQPHETLGEVIDRIAREQVHRLVLVDETQHLLGVVSLSDILQALVLSPAGIDALGA; encoded by the exons ATGGGCCCCTGGGACTCGAATAGTGACATCTGGACACACACTGGCCACTCTCCCAGGACCACCCACAAACCTCTTATCCCCAACCTGCCAGCCGGCTGCAACCTGCCCTTTCTAATTCCAGCACCACCCGTGACCCAG ACCCCCTCCTGGAGCAGCTTTGGGGGACCCGAGCATCAAG AGATGAGCTTCCTAGAGCAAGGAGACAGCACTTCATGGCCATCACCAGCCATGACCACCAGCGCAGAAATAAGCCTTGGGGGACAAGGGACCAAGGTCTCAAGATGGACAAGCCAGGAGGCTGTAGAGGAAGGGGAGCTCCCAGGCCTGAAGGGAG GTCCCCAGTCCAGGCCAGCTGCTGAGTCCACCAGGCTGGAGGCCACATTCCCCAAGGCCACACCCTTGGCCCAAGCCACTCCCTCGTCCGGGGTGGGCACCCCCACAACAGAGCGAGACAGCCTCCCCCCTGACTGTTCAGCCTCTGCTTCTGGCTCCAGCACAGATGATCTGGATCTGGGCATAGAGTTCTCAGCCCCAGAAGCGTGGGGGAATGAGCTCGGCCTGGTGGAAGAGAGGCCGGCCCAGTGCCCGTCCCCGCAGGTGCCGGTACTCAGGCTGGGCTGGGACGACGAGCTGCGGAAGCCGGGGGCCCAGATCTACATGCACTTCATGCAGGAGCACACCTGCTACGATgccatggcaaccagctccaaGCTAGTCATCTTCGACACCATGCTACAG atcaagaagGCCTTCTTTGCCCTGGTGGCCAACGGCGTTCGGGCCGCACCTCTTTGGGACAGCAAGAAGCAGAGCTTTGTGG GGATGCTGACTATCACAGACTTCATCTTGGTTCTGCATCGCTATTACCGGTCCCCCCTG GTCCAGATCTATGAGATTGAAGAACACAAGATTGAGACCTGGAGGG AGATCTACCTTCAAGGCTGCTTCAAGCCTCTGGTCTCCATCTCTCCCAGTGACAG CCTGTTTGAAGCTGTCTACACCCTCATCAAGAACCGTATCCACCGCCTGCCAGTCCTGGACCCAGTCTCAGGCGCCGTGCTGCACATCCTCACACACAAACGGCTTCTCAAGTTCCTGCACATTTTT CAGGGCACCCTGCTGCCCCGGCCCTCCTTCCTCTCTCGCACCATCCAAGATCTGGGCATCGGCACATTCCGAGACTTGGCTGTGGTGCTGGAAACGGCACCCATCCTCACTGCGCTGGACATCTTTGTGGACCGGCGTGTGTCTGCGCTGCCAGTGATCAACGAAGCTG GACAGGTCGTGGGCCTCTACTCCCGCTTTGATGTGATT CACCTGGCAGCCCAACAAATGTACAACCACCTGGACATAAGTGTGGGAGAAGCCCTGAGGCGGAGGACGCTGTGTCTGGAGGGAGTCCTTTCCTGCCAGCCCCACGAGACCTTGGGGGAAGTCATCGACCGGATTGCCCGGGAGCAG GTGCATCGGCTGGTGCTTGTGGACGAAACCCAGCACCTGCTGGGCGTGGTGTCCCTCTCCGACATCCTTCAAGCTCTAGTGCTCAGCCCCGCTGGCATCGACGCCCTCGGGGCCTGA
- the PRKAG3 gene encoding 5'-AMP-activated protein kinase subunit gamma-3 isoform X7 translates to MEPAELEHALSRTPSWSSFGGPEHQEMSFLEQGDSTSWPSPAMTTSAEISLGGQGTKVSRWTSQEAVEEGELPGLKGGPQSRPAAESTRLEATFPKATPLAQATPSSGVGTPTTERDSLPPDCSASASGSSTDDLDLGIEFSAPEAWGNELGLVEERPAQCPSPQVPVLRLGWDDELRKPGAQIYMHFMQEHTCYDAMATSSKLVIFDTMLQIKKAFFALVANGVRAAPLWDSKKQSFVGMLTITDFILVLHRYYRSPLVQIYEIEEHKIETWREIYLQGCFKPLVSISPSDSLFEAVYTLIKNRIHRLPVLDPVSGAVLHILTHKRLLKFLHIFGTLLPRPSFLSRTIQDLGIGTFRDLAVVLETAPILTALDIFVDRRVSALPVINEAGQVVGLYSRFDVIHLAAQQMYNHLDISVGEALRRRTLCLEGVLSCQPHETLGEVIDRIAREQVHRLVLVDETQHLLGVVSLSDILQALVLSPAGIDALGA, encoded by the exons ATGGAGCCCGCCGAGCTGGAGCACGCCCTGAGCAGG ACCCCCTCCTGGAGCAGCTTTGGGGGACCCGAGCATCAAG AGATGAGCTTCCTAGAGCAAGGAGACAGCACTTCATGGCCATCACCAGCCATGACCACCAGCGCAGAAATAAGCCTTGGGGGACAAGGGACCAAGGTCTCAAGATGGACAAGCCAGGAGGCTGTAGAGGAAGGGGAGCTCCCAGGCCTGAAGGGAG GTCCCCAGTCCAGGCCAGCTGCTGAGTCCACCAGGCTGGAGGCCACATTCCCCAAGGCCACACCCTTGGCCCAAGCCACTCCCTCGTCCGGGGTGGGCACCCCCACAACAGAGCGAGACAGCCTCCCCCCTGACTGTTCAGCCTCTGCTTCTGGCTCCAGCACAGATGATCTGGATCTGGGCATAGAGTTCTCAGCCCCAGAAGCGTGGGGGAATGAGCTCGGCCTGGTGGAAGAGAGGCCGGCCCAGTGCCCGTCCCCGCAGGTGCCGGTACTCAGGCTGGGCTGGGACGACGAGCTGCGGAAGCCGGGGGCCCAGATCTACATGCACTTCATGCAGGAGCACACCTGCTACGATgccatggcaaccagctccaaGCTAGTCATCTTCGACACCATGCTACAG atcaagaagGCCTTCTTTGCCCTGGTGGCCAACGGCGTTCGGGCCGCACCTCTTTGGGACAGCAAGAAGCAGAGCTTTGTGG GGATGCTGACTATCACAGACTTCATCTTGGTTCTGCATCGCTATTACCGGTCCCCCCTG GTCCAGATCTATGAGATTGAAGAACACAAGATTGAGACCTGGAGGG AGATCTACCTTCAAGGCTGCTTCAAGCCTCTGGTCTCCATCTCTCCCAGTGACAG CCTGTTTGAAGCTGTCTACACCCTCATCAAGAACCGTATCCACCGCCTGCCAGTCCTGGACCCAGTCTCAGGCGCCGTGCTGCACATCCTCACACACAAACGGCTTCTCAAGTTCCTGCACATTTTT GGCACCCTGCTGCCCCGGCCCTCCTTCCTCTCTCGCACCATCCAAGATCTGGGCATCGGCACATTCCGAGACTTGGCTGTGGTGCTGGAAACGGCACCCATCCTCACTGCGCTGGACATCTTTGTGGACCGGCGTGTGTCTGCGCTGCCAGTGATCAACGAAGCTG GACAGGTCGTGGGCCTCTACTCCCGCTTTGATGTGATT CACCTGGCAGCCCAACAAATGTACAACCACCTGGACATAAGTGTGGGAGAAGCCCTGAGGCGGAGGACGCTGTGTCTGGAGGGAGTCCTTTCCTGCCAGCCCCACGAGACCTTGGGGGAAGTCATCGACCGGATTGCCCGGGAGCAG GTGCATCGGCTGGTGCTTGTGGACGAAACCCAGCACCTGCTGGGCGTGGTGTCCCTCTCCGACATCCTTCAAGCTCTAGTGCTCAGCCCCGCTGGCATCGACGCCCTCGGGGCCTGA
- the PRKAG3 gene encoding 5'-AMP-activated protein kinase subunit gamma-3 isoform X13 translates to MEPAELEHALSRSLFSTQTPSWSSFGGPEHQGPIPPSRDELPRARRQHFMAITSHDHQRRNKPWGTRDQGLKMDKPGGCRGRGAPRPEGSTDDLDLGIEFSAPEAWGNELGLVEERPAQCPSPQVPVLRLGWDDELRKPGAQIYMHFMQEHTCYDAMATSSKLVIFDTMLQIKKAFFALVANGVRAAPLWDSKKQSFVGMLTITDFILVLHRYYRSPLVQIYEIEEHKIETWREIYLQGCFKPLVSISPSDSLFEAVYTLIKNRIHRLPVLDPVSGAVLHILTHKRLLKFLHIFQGTLLPRPSFLSRTIQDLGIGTFRDLAVVLETAPILTALDIFVDRRVSALPVINEAGQVVGLYSRFDVIHLAAQQMYNHLDISVGEALRRRTLCLEGVLSCQPHETLGEVIDRIAREQVHRLVLVDETQHLLGVVSLSDILQALVLSPAGIDALGA, encoded by the exons ATGGAGCCCGCCGAGCTGGAGCACGCCCTGAGCAGG TCACTTTTCTCCACACAGACCCCCTCCTGGAGCAGCTTTGGGGGACCCGAGCATCAAG GCCCCATTCCCCCTTCCAGAGATGAGCTTCCTAGAGCAAGGAGACAGCACTTCATGGCCATCACCAGCCATGACCACCAGCGCAGAAATAAGCCTTGGGGGACAAGGGACCAAGGTCTCAAGATGGACAAGCCAGGAGGCTGTAGAGGAAGGGGAGCTCCCAGGCCTGAAGGGAG CACAGATGATCTGGATCTGGGCATAGAGTTCTCAGCCCCAGAAGCGTGGGGGAATGAGCTCGGCCTGGTGGAAGAGAGGCCGGCCCAGTGCCCGTCCCCGCAGGTGCCGGTACTCAGGCTGGGCTGGGACGACGAGCTGCGGAAGCCGGGGGCCCAGATCTACATGCACTTCATGCAGGAGCACACCTGCTACGATgccatggcaaccagctccaaGCTAGTCATCTTCGACACCATGCTACAG atcaagaagGCCTTCTTTGCCCTGGTGGCCAACGGCGTTCGGGCCGCACCTCTTTGGGACAGCAAGAAGCAGAGCTTTGTGG GGATGCTGACTATCACAGACTTCATCTTGGTTCTGCATCGCTATTACCGGTCCCCCCTG GTCCAGATCTATGAGATTGAAGAACACAAGATTGAGACCTGGAGGG AGATCTACCTTCAAGGCTGCTTCAAGCCTCTGGTCTCCATCTCTCCCAGTGACAG CCTGTTTGAAGCTGTCTACACCCTCATCAAGAACCGTATCCACCGCCTGCCAGTCCTGGACCCAGTCTCAGGCGCCGTGCTGCACATCCTCACACACAAACGGCTTCTCAAGTTCCTGCACATTTTT CAGGGCACCCTGCTGCCCCGGCCCTCCTTCCTCTCTCGCACCATCCAAGATCTGGGCATCGGCACATTCCGAGACTTGGCTGTGGTGCTGGAAACGGCACCCATCCTCACTGCGCTGGACATCTTTGTGGACCGGCGTGTGTCTGCGCTGCCAGTGATCAACGAAGCTG GACAGGTCGTGGGCCTCTACTCCCGCTTTGATGTGATT CACCTGGCAGCCCAACAAATGTACAACCACCTGGACATAAGTGTGGGAGAAGCCCTGAGGCGGAGGACGCTGTGTCTGGAGGGAGTCCTTTCCTGCCAGCCCCACGAGACCTTGGGGGAAGTCATCGACCGGATTGCCCGGGAGCAG GTGCATCGGCTGGTGCTTGTGGACGAAACCCAGCACCTGCTGGGCGTGGTGTCCCTCTCCGACATCCTTCAAGCTCTAGTGCTCAGCCCCGCTGGCATCGACGCCCTCGGGGCCTGA
- the PRKAG3 gene encoding 5'-AMP-activated protein kinase subunit gamma-3 isoform X4: MEPAELEHALSRSLFSTQTPSWSSFGGPEHQEMSFLEQGDSTSWPSPAMTTSAEISLGGQGTKVSRWTSQEAVEEGELPGLKGGPQSRPAAESTRLEATFPKATPLAQATPSSGVGTPTTERDSLPPDCSASASGSSTDDLDLGIEFSAPEAWGNELGLVEERPAQCPSPQVPVLRLGWDDELRKPGAQIYMHFMQEHTCYDAMATSSKLVIFDTMLQIKKAFFALVANGVRAAPLWDSKKQSFVGMLTITDFILVLHRYYRSPLVQIYEIEEHKIETWREIYLQGCFKPLVSISPSDSLFEAVYTLIKNRIHRLPVLDPVSGAVLHILTHKRLLKFLHIFQGTLLPRPSFLSRTIQDLGIGTFRDLAVVLETAPILTALDIFVDRRVSALPVINEAGQVVGLYSRFDVIHLAAQQMYNHLDISVGEALRRRTLCLEGVLSCQPHETLGEVIDRIAREQVHRLVLVDETQHLLGVVSLSDILQALVLSPAGIDALGA, encoded by the exons ATGGAGCCCGCCGAGCTGGAGCACGCCCTGAGCAGG TCACTTTTCTCCACACAGACCCCCTCCTGGAGCAGCTTTGGGGGACCCGAGCATCAAG AGATGAGCTTCCTAGAGCAAGGAGACAGCACTTCATGGCCATCACCAGCCATGACCACCAGCGCAGAAATAAGCCTTGGGGGACAAGGGACCAAGGTCTCAAGATGGACAAGCCAGGAGGCTGTAGAGGAAGGGGAGCTCCCAGGCCTGAAGGGAG GTCCCCAGTCCAGGCCAGCTGCTGAGTCCACCAGGCTGGAGGCCACATTCCCCAAGGCCACACCCTTGGCCCAAGCCACTCCCTCGTCCGGGGTGGGCACCCCCACAACAGAGCGAGACAGCCTCCCCCCTGACTGTTCAGCCTCTGCTTCTGGCTCCAGCACAGATGATCTGGATCTGGGCATAGAGTTCTCAGCCCCAGAAGCGTGGGGGAATGAGCTCGGCCTGGTGGAAGAGAGGCCGGCCCAGTGCCCGTCCCCGCAGGTGCCGGTACTCAGGCTGGGCTGGGACGACGAGCTGCGGAAGCCGGGGGCCCAGATCTACATGCACTTCATGCAGGAGCACACCTGCTACGATgccatggcaaccagctccaaGCTAGTCATCTTCGACACCATGCTACAG atcaagaagGCCTTCTTTGCCCTGGTGGCCAACGGCGTTCGGGCCGCACCTCTTTGGGACAGCAAGAAGCAGAGCTTTGTGG GGATGCTGACTATCACAGACTTCATCTTGGTTCTGCATCGCTATTACCGGTCCCCCCTG GTCCAGATCTATGAGATTGAAGAACACAAGATTGAGACCTGGAGGG AGATCTACCTTCAAGGCTGCTTCAAGCCTCTGGTCTCCATCTCTCCCAGTGACAG CCTGTTTGAAGCTGTCTACACCCTCATCAAGAACCGTATCCACCGCCTGCCAGTCCTGGACCCAGTCTCAGGCGCCGTGCTGCACATCCTCACACACAAACGGCTTCTCAAGTTCCTGCACATTTTT CAGGGCACCCTGCTGCCCCGGCCCTCCTTCCTCTCTCGCACCATCCAAGATCTGGGCATCGGCACATTCCGAGACTTGGCTGTGGTGCTGGAAACGGCACCCATCCTCACTGCGCTGGACATCTTTGTGGACCGGCGTGTGTCTGCGCTGCCAGTGATCAACGAAGCTG GACAGGTCGTGGGCCTCTACTCCCGCTTTGATGTGATT CACCTGGCAGCCCAACAAATGTACAACCACCTGGACATAAGTGTGGGAGAAGCCCTGAGGCGGAGGACGCTGTGTCTGGAGGGAGTCCTTTCCTGCCAGCCCCACGAGACCTTGGGGGAAGTCATCGACCGGATTGCCCGGGAGCAG GTGCATCGGCTGGTGCTTGTGGACGAAACCCAGCACCTGCTGGGCGTGGTGTCCCTCTCCGACATCCTTCAAGCTCTAGTGCTCAGCCCCGCTGGCATCGACGCCCTCGGGGCCTGA
- the PRKAG3 gene encoding 5'-AMP-activated protein kinase subunit gamma-3 isoform X5 has product MEPAELEHALSRSLFSTQTPSWSSFGGPEHQEMSFLEQGDSTSWPSPAMTTSAEISLGGQGTKVSRWTSQEAVEEGELPGLKGGPQSRPAAESTRLEATFPKATPLAQATPSSGVGTPTTERDSLPPDCSASASGSSTDDLDLGIEFSAPEAWGNELGLVEERPAQCPSPQVPVLRLGWDDELRKPGAQIYMHFMQEHTCYDAMATSSKLVIFDTMLQIKKAFFALVANGVRAAPLWDSKKQSFVGMLTITDFILVLHRYYRSPLVQIYEIEEHKIETWREIYLQGCFKPLVSISPSDSLFEAVYTLIKNRIHRLPVLDPVSGAVLHILTHKRLLKFLHIFGTLLPRPSFLSRTIQDLGIGTFRDLAVVLETAPILTALDIFVDRRVSALPVINEAGQVVGLYSRFDVIHLAAQQMYNHLDISVGEALRRRTLCLEGVLSCQPHETLGEVIDRIAREQVHRLVLVDETQHLLGVVSLSDILQALVLSPAGIDALGA; this is encoded by the exons ATGGAGCCCGCCGAGCTGGAGCACGCCCTGAGCAGG TCACTTTTCTCCACACAGACCCCCTCCTGGAGCAGCTTTGGGGGACCCGAGCATCAAG AGATGAGCTTCCTAGAGCAAGGAGACAGCACTTCATGGCCATCACCAGCCATGACCACCAGCGCAGAAATAAGCCTTGGGGGACAAGGGACCAAGGTCTCAAGATGGACAAGCCAGGAGGCTGTAGAGGAAGGGGAGCTCCCAGGCCTGAAGGGAG GTCCCCAGTCCAGGCCAGCTGCTGAGTCCACCAGGCTGGAGGCCACATTCCCCAAGGCCACACCCTTGGCCCAAGCCACTCCCTCGTCCGGGGTGGGCACCCCCACAACAGAGCGAGACAGCCTCCCCCCTGACTGTTCAGCCTCTGCTTCTGGCTCCAGCACAGATGATCTGGATCTGGGCATAGAGTTCTCAGCCCCAGAAGCGTGGGGGAATGAGCTCGGCCTGGTGGAAGAGAGGCCGGCCCAGTGCCCGTCCCCGCAGGTGCCGGTACTCAGGCTGGGCTGGGACGACGAGCTGCGGAAGCCGGGGGCCCAGATCTACATGCACTTCATGCAGGAGCACACCTGCTACGATgccatggcaaccagctccaaGCTAGTCATCTTCGACACCATGCTACAG atcaagaagGCCTTCTTTGCCCTGGTGGCCAACGGCGTTCGGGCCGCACCTCTTTGGGACAGCAAGAAGCAGAGCTTTGTGG GGATGCTGACTATCACAGACTTCATCTTGGTTCTGCATCGCTATTACCGGTCCCCCCTG GTCCAGATCTATGAGATTGAAGAACACAAGATTGAGACCTGGAGGG AGATCTACCTTCAAGGCTGCTTCAAGCCTCTGGTCTCCATCTCTCCCAGTGACAG CCTGTTTGAAGCTGTCTACACCCTCATCAAGAACCGTATCCACCGCCTGCCAGTCCTGGACCCAGTCTCAGGCGCCGTGCTGCACATCCTCACACACAAACGGCTTCTCAAGTTCCTGCACATTTTT GGCACCCTGCTGCCCCGGCCCTCCTTCCTCTCTCGCACCATCCAAGATCTGGGCATCGGCACATTCCGAGACTTGGCTGTGGTGCTGGAAACGGCACCCATCCTCACTGCGCTGGACATCTTTGTGGACCGGCGTGTGTCTGCGCTGCCAGTGATCAACGAAGCTG GACAGGTCGTGGGCCTCTACTCCCGCTTTGATGTGATT CACCTGGCAGCCCAACAAATGTACAACCACCTGGACATAAGTGTGGGAGAAGCCCTGAGGCGGAGGACGCTGTGTCTGGAGGGAGTCCTTTCCTGCCAGCCCCACGAGACCTTGGGGGAAGTCATCGACCGGATTGCCCGGGAGCAG GTGCATCGGCTGGTGCTTGTGGACGAAACCCAGCACCTGCTGGGCGTGGTGTCCCTCTCCGACATCCTTCAAGCTCTAGTGCTCAGCCCCGCTGGCATCGACGCCCTCGGGGCCTGA
- the PRKAG3 gene encoding 5'-AMP-activated protein kinase subunit gamma-3 isoform X6, translating to MEPAELEHALSRTPSWSSFGGPEHQEMSFLEQGDSTSWPSPAMTTSAEISLGGQGTKVSRWTSQEAVEEGELPGLKGGPQSRPAAESTRLEATFPKATPLAQATPSSGVGTPTTERDSLPPDCSASASGSSTDDLDLGIEFSAPEAWGNELGLVEERPAQCPSPQVPVLRLGWDDELRKPGAQIYMHFMQEHTCYDAMATSSKLVIFDTMLQIKKAFFALVANGVRAAPLWDSKKQSFVGMLTITDFILVLHRYYRSPLVQIYEIEEHKIETWREIYLQGCFKPLVSISPSDSLFEAVYTLIKNRIHRLPVLDPVSGAVLHILTHKRLLKFLHIFQGTLLPRPSFLSRTIQDLGIGTFRDLAVVLETAPILTALDIFVDRRVSALPVINEAGQVVGLYSRFDVIHLAAQQMYNHLDISVGEALRRRTLCLEGVLSCQPHETLGEVIDRIAREQVHRLVLVDETQHLLGVVSLSDILQALVLSPAGIDALGA from the exons ATGGAGCCCGCCGAGCTGGAGCACGCCCTGAGCAGG ACCCCCTCCTGGAGCAGCTTTGGGGGACCCGAGCATCAAG AGATGAGCTTCCTAGAGCAAGGAGACAGCACTTCATGGCCATCACCAGCCATGACCACCAGCGCAGAAATAAGCCTTGGGGGACAAGGGACCAAGGTCTCAAGATGGACAAGCCAGGAGGCTGTAGAGGAAGGGGAGCTCCCAGGCCTGAAGGGAG GTCCCCAGTCCAGGCCAGCTGCTGAGTCCACCAGGCTGGAGGCCACATTCCCCAAGGCCACACCCTTGGCCCAAGCCACTCCCTCGTCCGGGGTGGGCACCCCCACAACAGAGCGAGACAGCCTCCCCCCTGACTGTTCAGCCTCTGCTTCTGGCTCCAGCACAGATGATCTGGATCTGGGCATAGAGTTCTCAGCCCCAGAAGCGTGGGGGAATGAGCTCGGCCTGGTGGAAGAGAGGCCGGCCCAGTGCCCGTCCCCGCAGGTGCCGGTACTCAGGCTGGGCTGGGACGACGAGCTGCGGAAGCCGGGGGCCCAGATCTACATGCACTTCATGCAGGAGCACACCTGCTACGATgccatggcaaccagctccaaGCTAGTCATCTTCGACACCATGCTACAG atcaagaagGCCTTCTTTGCCCTGGTGGCCAACGGCGTTCGGGCCGCACCTCTTTGGGACAGCAAGAAGCAGAGCTTTGTGG GGATGCTGACTATCACAGACTTCATCTTGGTTCTGCATCGCTATTACCGGTCCCCCCTG GTCCAGATCTATGAGATTGAAGAACACAAGATTGAGACCTGGAGGG AGATCTACCTTCAAGGCTGCTTCAAGCCTCTGGTCTCCATCTCTCCCAGTGACAG CCTGTTTGAAGCTGTCTACACCCTCATCAAGAACCGTATCCACCGCCTGCCAGTCCTGGACCCAGTCTCAGGCGCCGTGCTGCACATCCTCACACACAAACGGCTTCTCAAGTTCCTGCACATTTTT CAGGGCACCCTGCTGCCCCGGCCCTCCTTCCTCTCTCGCACCATCCAAGATCTGGGCATCGGCACATTCCGAGACTTGGCTGTGGTGCTGGAAACGGCACCCATCCTCACTGCGCTGGACATCTTTGTGGACCGGCGTGTGTCTGCGCTGCCAGTGATCAACGAAGCTG GACAGGTCGTGGGCCTCTACTCCCGCTTTGATGTGATT CACCTGGCAGCCCAACAAATGTACAACCACCTGGACATAAGTGTGGGAGAAGCCCTGAGGCGGAGGACGCTGTGTCTGGAGGGAGTCCTTTCCTGCCAGCCCCACGAGACCTTGGGGGAAGTCATCGACCGGATTGCCCGGGAGCAG GTGCATCGGCTGGTGCTTGTGGACGAAACCCAGCACCTGCTGGGCGTGGTGTCCCTCTCCGACATCCTTCAAGCTCTAGTGCTCAGCCCCGCTGGCATCGACGCCCTCGGGGCCTGA
- the PRKAG3 gene encoding 5'-AMP-activated protein kinase subunit gamma-3 isoform X8: MPHGYSLFSTQTPSWSSFGGPEHQEMSFLEQGDSTSWPSPAMTTSAEISLGGQGTKVSRWTSQEAVEEGELPGLKGGPQSRPAAESTRLEATFPKATPLAQATPSSGVGTPTTERDSLPPDCSASASGSSTDDLDLGIEFSAPEAWGNELGLVEERPAQCPSPQVPVLRLGWDDELRKPGAQIYMHFMQEHTCYDAMATSSKLVIFDTMLQIKKAFFALVANGVRAAPLWDSKKQSFVGMLTITDFILVLHRYYRSPLVQIYEIEEHKIETWREIYLQGCFKPLVSISPSDSLFEAVYTLIKNRIHRLPVLDPVSGAVLHILTHKRLLKFLHIFQGTLLPRPSFLSRTIQDLGIGTFRDLAVVLETAPILTALDIFVDRRVSALPVINEAGQVVGLYSRFDVIHLAAQQMYNHLDISVGEALRRRTLCLEGVLSCQPHETLGEVIDRIAREQVHRLVLVDETQHLLGVVSLSDILQALVLSPAGIDALGA, translated from the exons ATGCCGCATGgatat TCACTTTTCTCCACACAGACCCCCTCCTGGAGCAGCTTTGGGGGACCCGAGCATCAAG AGATGAGCTTCCTAGAGCAAGGAGACAGCACTTCATGGCCATCACCAGCCATGACCACCAGCGCAGAAATAAGCCTTGGGGGACAAGGGACCAAGGTCTCAAGATGGACAAGCCAGGAGGCTGTAGAGGAAGGGGAGCTCCCAGGCCTGAAGGGAG GTCCCCAGTCCAGGCCAGCTGCTGAGTCCACCAGGCTGGAGGCCACATTCCCCAAGGCCACACCCTTGGCCCAAGCCACTCCCTCGTCCGGGGTGGGCACCCCCACAACAGAGCGAGACAGCCTCCCCCCTGACTGTTCAGCCTCTGCTTCTGGCTCCAGCACAGATGATCTGGATCTGGGCATAGAGTTCTCAGCCCCAGAAGCGTGGGGGAATGAGCTCGGCCTGGTGGAAGAGAGGCCGGCCCAGTGCCCGTCCCCGCAGGTGCCGGTACTCAGGCTGGGCTGGGACGACGAGCTGCGGAAGCCGGGGGCCCAGATCTACATGCACTTCATGCAGGAGCACACCTGCTACGATgccatggcaaccagctccaaGCTAGTCATCTTCGACACCATGCTACAG atcaagaagGCCTTCTTTGCCCTGGTGGCCAACGGCGTTCGGGCCGCACCTCTTTGGGACAGCAAGAAGCAGAGCTTTGTGG GGATGCTGACTATCACAGACTTCATCTTGGTTCTGCATCGCTATTACCGGTCCCCCCTG GTCCAGATCTATGAGATTGAAGAACACAAGATTGAGACCTGGAGGG AGATCTACCTTCAAGGCTGCTTCAAGCCTCTGGTCTCCATCTCTCCCAGTGACAG CCTGTTTGAAGCTGTCTACACCCTCATCAAGAACCGTATCCACCGCCTGCCAGTCCTGGACCCAGTCTCAGGCGCCGTGCTGCACATCCTCACACACAAACGGCTTCTCAAGTTCCTGCACATTTTT CAGGGCACCCTGCTGCCCCGGCCCTCCTTCCTCTCTCGCACCATCCAAGATCTGGGCATCGGCACATTCCGAGACTTGGCTGTGGTGCTGGAAACGGCACCCATCCTCACTGCGCTGGACATCTTTGTGGACCGGCGTGTGTCTGCGCTGCCAGTGATCAACGAAGCTG GACAGGTCGTGGGCCTCTACTCCCGCTTTGATGTGATT CACCTGGCAGCCCAACAAATGTACAACCACCTGGACATAAGTGTGGGAGAAGCCCTGAGGCGGAGGACGCTGTGTCTGGAGGGAGTCCTTTCCTGCCAGCCCCACGAGACCTTGGGGGAAGTCATCGACCGGATTGCCCGGGAGCAG GTGCATCGGCTGGTGCTTGTGGACGAAACCCAGCACCTGCTGGGCGTGGTGTCCCTCTCCGACATCCTTCAAGCTCTAGTGCTCAGCCCCGCTGGCATCGACGCCCTCGGGGCCTGA